The sequence below is a genomic window from Flagellimonas marinaquae.
CAGGTACAATTGTATGTGCTTCTTCAAGAACTACACAAACACGTTTGCCAAAACTCTTTTCAACTTTTGCTGTCTTGAATAAAACCCAAAAGAACCACTTTGTGTATTCAATTATTTGGGAGTTATTAGAAATATCAGGGAGTTCAAAAATGGCTTCTGTTGTTTCTCCTTCCAAGAAGTTTTTAATTGATGTGTGAAATTCAGTCTTAATGACTTTTTCTGCTGCTTTTATCGCAGCATAATCCCTTTGATTGGCAAACTTCCTTTCTTCTGTGGCGATAGCTTCAATTGCCTTAAAAGCATTGTCGCCACTTGCTTCGCTAATGATAGGTTGAATGTCTGCAATTTTGGCTCGATATTCACCTGTCAGGTCTATGATAATAACTTTTGTGGCGGCATTAACTATTTGCTTTATCAGGTTGCGAACAAATACAGATTTCCCTGAACCTGTTACACCTAATATTGCGGTGTGGTGCGTAATTGCAACTTCCTTGTTGATGATAACAGGATAATTTGTTCCAGGTATACTTCCTATGACATACTCGGTTTGTTCTAACGGAACATCTTTTATGTTAGTCGCAAGATAAATAGGAGTGTTAATGCTTGGAACCCAACCATATTGTTCAAACCTTAAAGTTGTAGTATTCCAAGTTCCCAACTGAATTGCTTCAGCAATGATTAAACCTGTTTGGTTTTTATTTTCAAGTAATTCAATTTTGGTAGTCCCTTCAATAACTTGATATAAAATTCTTTCGTTTCGGATGTTTAATTCTAATAATTGTCCCTCTGAAATAGCTGCTTTTGAGTTGTAAACAAATTTTATTTTCTCGATGGTAGAGTTCTCTGTTACCAAGCCGATGAAACGTTCTAAATAGTCAGTCATTGGAACATCTGTTATCTTATAAACCAAATCGGGAGTATGGGTTGAAAAAACAATCATTTCGGAAAATATTTTTTCGATTTCTTGGGTTGTAAGAACTTTTACCCATTGCTCTTGATTGAGTAGATAGACATCAAGGATCAATCCCTTTTTAACTTGATTGTCAATTGAATATTTGAATTCAACGAACTCAAATATCCGTGTGGTTTGACTTCTGTTTTCTGACAGCTTTACGAGAAATGTGTTTTTTGATTGAACGCCAAAAATTTGTCCAATTGCTTCCTTGTCGTTCTTTTCTTTGATTGTAATAAACAGTCCTTCGATTGTTCTTGCTAGTGCTGGAATATTTAAAATCATAAATATTATCCAAAACCACAAAAGCAAATTGAATTCATTTGAAGCAAGTCCAAATTGTCTGATACCTCCCCAAAGAAAAAAAGCCGAAAAGATTGCTTCTGGTCGTCCAATTTGTCTGTTTAAGCGTGAAAAAAGTTGAACAGCTTTATTTTCTTCATTAAGCGGATTTGTCCGAAGCCACATTAAAATGTAACTGCTAACGGTTAGGTAAATAATGAAAACTAAAAACGTCCAAAATAGAAAG
It includes:
- a CDS encoding ATP-binding protein; translation: MTKIYRLLLLGLSFLLLVGLGFYIRQDFSFLLNDFWFTSGLLLLILLSLIDQPHFSKDTNVFVNAVTAAVSLLLVQADNRDFLFWTFLVFIIYLTVSSYILMWLRTNPLNEENKAVQLFSRLNRQIGRPEAIFSAFFLWGGIRQFGLASNEFNLLLWFWIIFMILNIPALARTIEGLFITIKEKNDKEAIGQIFGVQSKNTFLVKLSENRSQTTRIFEFVEFKYSIDNQVKKGLILDVYLLNQEQWVKVLTTQEIEKIFSEMIVFSTHTPDLVYKITDVPMTDYLERFIGLVTENSTIEKIKFVYNSKAAISEGQLLELNIRNERILYQVIEGTTKIELLENKNQTGLIIAEAIQLGTWNTTTLRFEQYGWVPSINTPIYLATNIKDVPLEQTEYVIGSIPGTNYPVIINKEVAITHHTAILGVTGSGKSVFVRNLIKQIVNAATKVIIIDLTGEYRAKIADIQPIISEASGDNAFKAIEAIATEERKFANQRDYAAIKAAEKVIKTEFHTSIKNFLEGETTEAIFELPDISNNSQIIEYTKWFFWVLFKTAKVEKSFGKRVCVVLEEAHTIVPELNSMGVSDFASKATVNSIAQIALQGRKYNIGFFVIAQRTANVSKTVLTQCNSIIVFQEFDKTSSEFLSNYLGAEYIKALPTLRFRQAIAVGKAFKSNVPMIFEVPKLTT